In a single window of the Bufo bufo chromosome 5, aBufBuf1.1, whole genome shotgun sequence genome:
- the RPS20 gene encoding 40S ribosomal protein S20, whose protein sequence is MAFKDAGKAPVDQEVAIHRIRITLTSRNVKSLEKVCADLIRGAKEKNLKVKGPVRMPTKTLRITTRKTPCGEGSKTWDRFQMRIHKRLIDLHSPSEIVKQITSISIEPGVEVEVTIADA, encoded by the exons ATG GCATTTAAAGACGCAGGCAAAGCCCCTGTTGATCAGGAAGTGGCCATTCATCGTATCAGAATTACACTCACAAGTCGCAATGTGAAGtccctggagaaag TCTGTGCTGACCTGATCCGTGGAGCTAAGGAGAAGAACCTGAAGGTGAAGGGCCCTGTACGCATGCCCACCAAG actCTGCGTATCACTACAAGAAAAACCCCTTGTGGTGAGGGATCGAAGACATGGGATCGCTTCCAGATGCGTATCCACAAGCGTCTAATTGATCTACACAGCCCATCTGAGATTGTGAAGCAGATCACTTCCATCAGTATTGAGCCTGGTGTAGAAGTTGAAGTCACCATTGCTGATGCATAA